One stretch of Fictibacillus sp. b24 DNA includes these proteins:
- the mraZ gene encoding division/cell wall cluster transcriptional repressor MraZ, producing the protein MFMGEYQHNIDEKGRMIIPSKFREELGTEFILTRGLDQCVFGYPLSEWKVIEEKLKSLPFTKKDARAFTRFFFSGAAECQLDKQGRVNIASPLRDYAKLEKDCVVIGVSNRIEIWSKSIWEEYFSKSEDSFGEIAESLMDFDL; encoded by the coding sequence ATGTTCATGGGAGAGTATCAGCACAACATCGACGAAAAAGGACGTATGATCATCCCCTCCAAGTTTCGTGAAGAGCTAGGCACAGAGTTTATTTTGACTCGCGGGTTGGATCAATGTGTATTCGGCTATCCTTTAAGTGAGTGGAAAGTGATCGAAGAAAAACTTAAAAGCTTGCCATTTACAAAGAAGGATGCACGTGCATTTACACGTTTTTTCTTTTCTGGAGCTGCTGAATGTCAGCTTGATAAACAGGGAAGAGTGAATATTGCATCTCCACTCAGAGATTATGCAAAACTAGAAAAGGATTGCGTAGTCATAGGTGTCTCGAATAGAATTGAAATTTGGAGCAAATCGATTTGGGAAGAATACTTCTCAAAGTCAGAAGACTCTTTTGGAGAAATTGCAGAAAGTCTAATGGACTTCGATTTATAG
- the bshC gene encoding bacillithiol biosynthesis cysteine-adding enzyme BshC — translation MRLEEMQLHTSPFLERYSNGDSEVVRFFDYKAHHDKHEWTKRQQELKRYSFPRQGLTNYLSSYNDKIGSSSKTLDHIQKLNSPESLAVVGGQQAGLLTGPLLVIYKCISTIQLAKQAQKELNVPVVPIFWIAGEDHDMDEINHVMVPKNNTAKKISLKAASSVKSSASMWGWNKEDVKPWLKEVFRAFGETAYTSDFLAETERILEKSDSIVTFFAQLLSKWFADEGLILLDSGDPEFKKLQSHILKDMIIKNRDIDGAFISQTNELNKSGYRDPIEIQKNNAHLFYTKDNERILLYRSEDGFSSKENDFSISEAELLEEAVNHPEKFSNNVVTRPLMQEFMLPVLSFVAGPGEIAYWAVLGKVFHQFNRKMPILTPRLSFTLVTNRILELMNSKKLTVKQVLENGTDDFKREWFASNRPIETNESIESVKAEFTFSYGKLLKLAEEIDSKLLPVADHNLKRILSEIDYIEQKMEQRVRKKVKEPLAEFDEIMLQLKPTGILQERIWNIYQFTNEIGPQLIKQLLQYPYEFNGKHKIIYL, via the coding sequence ATGAGACTGGAGGAAATGCAGCTTCATACATCACCTTTTCTTGAAAGGTACTCCAACGGAGATTCGGAAGTTGTCCGTTTTTTTGATTATAAAGCACATCATGATAAACATGAATGGACGAAACGACAGCAGGAATTGAAGCGTTATTCATTTCCGAGGCAAGGACTAACAAACTATTTGTCTTCTTATAATGATAAAATAGGCTCTTCGTCTAAAACTTTGGACCATATACAAAAACTGAATTCACCTGAAAGTTTAGCTGTTGTTGGTGGACAGCAAGCAGGTCTCCTTACAGGACCGCTTTTAGTTATTTATAAGTGCATTAGTACAATTCAATTAGCAAAACAAGCTCAAAAAGAACTTAACGTGCCGGTTGTTCCGATATTTTGGATCGCGGGTGAAGATCATGATATGGATGAAATTAATCATGTAATGGTACCGAAGAATAACACGGCTAAAAAAATATCTTTAAAAGCAGCTTCATCTGTTAAATCTTCCGCATCAATGTGGGGTTGGAACAAAGAAGATGTTAAGCCGTGGCTAAAAGAAGTATTTCGTGCTTTTGGTGAGACGGCATATACGAGTGATTTTTTAGCTGAGACAGAACGAATATTAGAGAAGTCTGATTCTATTGTTACTTTTTTTGCTCAACTGCTTTCCAAGTGGTTTGCAGATGAAGGTTTAATTCTTTTAGATTCTGGCGACCCGGAATTCAAGAAACTTCAATCCCATATTTTAAAAGATATGATCATTAAAAACAGAGATATTGATGGAGCTTTTATTTCTCAAACGAACGAACTTAACAAAAGCGGATACCGTGATCCGATAGAAATTCAAAAAAACAATGCTCATTTGTTTTATACGAAAGATAATGAAAGAATCCTTTTATATCGTTCTGAAGATGGCTTTTCATCAAAAGAAAACGATTTTTCAATCTCTGAGGCAGAACTTTTAGAGGAAGCAGTGAATCATCCTGAGAAATTCAGCAACAATGTTGTAACACGTCCTTTGATGCAAGAATTTATGCTGCCCGTTCTATCCTTTGTTGCAGGCCCAGGTGAAATTGCCTATTGGGCGGTGCTAGGGAAGGTATTCCATCAATTTAATAGAAAAATGCCCATATTAACTCCAAGGCTGTCTTTTACGCTTGTAACGAATCGCATCCTCGAGTTGATGAATTCTAAAAAGTTAACAGTGAAACAGGTTTTAGAAAATGGAACAGATGATTTCAAAAGAGAATGGTTTGCTAGTAATAGACCGATTGAAACGAATGAATCCATTGAATCTGTCAAAGCAGAATTTACTTTCTCTTATGGAAAACTTCTAAAATTGGCAGAAGAAATTGATTCGAAACTCCTTCCTGTTGCAGATCATAATCTAAAGAGAATCCTTTCAGAAATCGACTATATCGAGCAGAAGATGGAACAGCGTGTTCGGAAAAAAGTTAAAGAGCCACTAGCTGAATTTGACGAGATCATGCTTCAATTAAAACCTACTGGGATCTTGCAAGAAAGAATTTGGAACATCTACCAATTCACGAATGAAATCGGGCCACAACTCATAAAACAACTTCTACAATACCCTTATGAATTCAATGGAAAACATAAAATCATCTACTTATAA
- a CDS encoding DUF3397 domain-containing protein, translating into MISILGAIIATLITVPYIVFFLVNKSIYKLTKKKSKAFKAGIDSTTFFLFFTIERMTVEIWGQSYYEILLLLFLSGCLLFTYVIWKYEFDLSIGKILRLNWRLQFLILTIGYFSLMSYGIVSRILDI; encoded by the coding sequence TTGATTAGTATATTAGGTGCGATTATTGCTACGTTAATAACCGTTCCTTACATCGTCTTTTTTCTTGTTAATAAGAGTATATATAAGCTTACGAAAAAGAAAAGTAAGGCCTTTAAGGCGGGTATTGACAGTACAACATTTTTTTTGTTTTTCACAATTGAAAGAATGACAGTTGAGATCTGGGGCCAATCTTATTATGAGATCCTTCTCTTATTATTTTTATCAGGCTGTTTATTGTTTACATATGTTATTTGGAAATATGAGTTTGACCTATCCATTGGCAAAATTTTAAGGCTTAATTGGCGTTTGCAGTTTCTTATTCTAACTATCGGCTATTTTTCATTAATGTCTTATGGTATCGTTTCACGGATTTTGGACATTTAG
- a CDS encoding ketopantoate reductase family protein, with the protein MKVSIIGGGAIGLLVAYFLKINRKEPVIYTRSAEQAEELVKFGLTYKNLHGVKSNVRVEAKPIEEFSGNELVCIISVKQTAIKDLKWLEDYKEISYLFLQNGISHLSFIDKLPHKQVCVGVVEHGAVKENHTTVHHLGEGRIKLASYRGDSHYEWKSLLNSNTSPVNLEEEWETMVYEKLIMNASINPLSAILRITNGELLTNEYAFSIMKKLYEEAVTVLNLIDRREDLWKELLILCRNTSLNRSSMLKSVESGQQTEIDSITGEIINRGISLKIDTPYSRFVYEAVKALDWRG; encoded by the coding sequence ATGAAGGTAAGTATAATTGGTGGCGGGGCAATAGGCTTGTTGGTCGCATATTTTTTAAAGATAAATAGAAAAGAACCTGTTATCTATACACGAAGCGCTGAACAGGCTGAAGAGCTAGTGAAGTTCGGACTCACCTACAAAAACTTACATGGTGTAAAATCAAACGTCAGAGTTGAAGCAAAGCCTATTGAAGAATTTAGCGGGAACGAACTGGTTTGTATAATCTCAGTTAAGCAAACAGCAATTAAAGATCTAAAGTGGCTAGAAGATTATAAAGAGATTTCGTACCTCTTTTTACAGAATGGTATCAGTCATCTTTCTTTTATAGACAAATTGCCTCACAAACAAGTATGTGTAGGTGTAGTGGAACATGGAGCTGTAAAAGAAAATCATACAACTGTTCATCATTTGGGAGAAGGAAGAATTAAGCTGGCTTCCTATCGAGGGGATTCTCATTATGAATGGAAGTCGCTGCTAAACTCAAATACTTCACCTGTAAATTTAGAAGAAGAATGGGAAACGATGGTGTATGAAAAATTAATTATGAATGCCTCTATAAATCCTTTATCAGCTATTTTAAGAATAACGAATGGGGAACTGCTCACGAATGAATATGCATTTTCTATAATGAAAAAGCTGTATGAAGAAGCTGTTACCGTTTTGAATTTAATCGATCGACGCGAAGACTTATGGAAGGAATTGCTAATCCTTTGCAGAAATACATCATTGAACCGCTCCTCGATGTTAAAGAGTGTGGAAAGCGGTCAGCAAACGGAAATAGACAGCATAACGGGTGAAATTATCAATCGAGGGATCAGCCTTAAGATTGACACCCCCTATTCTCGGTTTGTATATGAAGCTGTAAAAGCATTGGATTGGAGAGGATGA
- a CDS encoding acyl-CoA carboxylase subunit beta codes for MVTKLENQLKEKIEQIEAGGAQKYHEKNSSQNKMFVRDRLNLLFDNGEYTVEDAKFANNQAGDLPADGVVTAIGKLGGKTVCVMANDSTVKAGSWGARTVEKIIRIQETAQKLKVPMLYLVDSAGARITDQIDMFPNRRGAGKIFYNQVKMSGMIPQVCILFGPSAAGGAYIPAFCDIVIMVDQNASMYLGSPRMAEKVIGEKVTLEEMGGARMHCSISGCGDLLAANETEAIEEARRYLSYFPSNYKQKAPVSEALPPKAGRELEAIVPENQNVPFDMYEFIDGLIDEGSFFEMKKLFAQEIVTGFGRIDGKPVGIIANQPKVKGGVLFVDSADKAARFITLCDAFSIPLLFLSDVPGFMIGTKVERAGIIRHGAKLIAAMSDVTVPKISVIVRKAYGAGLYAMAGPAFEPDCCIALPTAQIAVMGPEAAVNAVYSNKINEIEDVKERIQYVQQKQQEYKEHIDIYKLASEMIIDDIVSPSSLRDELTNRFAFYENKEMIFSERKHPVYPV; via the coding sequence ATGGTTACAAAATTAGAAAACCAACTAAAAGAAAAAATCGAACAAATCGAAGCAGGCGGTGCACAGAAGTATCACGAGAAAAACAGTTCTCAAAATAAGATGTTTGTGCGTGATCGACTTAATCTGCTTTTTGATAACGGTGAATATACAGTAGAAGATGCTAAATTTGCGAACAACCAAGCGGGCGATCTTCCAGCAGATGGAGTTGTAACAGCAATCGGTAAACTTGGCGGAAAAACAGTTTGCGTAATGGCTAATGATTCGACTGTAAAAGCTGGCTCCTGGGGAGCGCGAACAGTGGAAAAAATTATCCGAATTCAGGAGACTGCTCAAAAGCTAAAAGTGCCGATGTTATATTTAGTTGACTCAGCAGGTGCTAGAATTACCGATCAGATTGATATGTTTCCAAACCGCCGTGGAGCAGGTAAGATTTTTTACAATCAAGTGAAAATGTCTGGCATGATTCCCCAAGTTTGTATTCTGTTCGGTCCATCAGCCGCTGGTGGAGCTTACATCCCGGCGTTTTGTGATATCGTAATCATGGTTGATCAGAATGCATCCATGTATTTAGGAAGCCCGCGTATGGCCGAAAAGGTAATCGGTGAAAAAGTAACACTGGAAGAAATGGGCGGAGCAAGAATGCATTGTTCAATAAGTGGATGCGGAGATCTTTTAGCTGCAAACGAAACAGAAGCGATTGAAGAAGCTAGACGTTACCTATCTTACTTCCCTAGCAACTACAAGCAGAAAGCTCCTGTTTCCGAAGCGCTTCCTCCTAAAGCAGGCAGAGAGTTAGAAGCGATTGTTCCAGAAAATCAAAACGTACCATTTGATATGTATGAGTTTATCGACGGTCTTATTGATGAAGGAAGTTTCTTTGAAATGAAAAAGTTATTCGCGCAAGAAATCGTAACTGGTTTTGGCCGTATTGACGGAAAGCCTGTAGGCATCATTGCAAACCAGCCTAAAGTAAAAGGCGGCGTATTGTTTGTTGATTCTGCTGATAAAGCAGCTCGTTTTATAACGCTTTGTGATGCTTTCTCAATTCCTCTCCTTTTCTTATCAGATGTTCCAGGCTTTATGATTGGAACGAAAGTAGAACGAGCTGGGATTATACGTCATGGAGCTAAACTGATCGCGGCTATGAGCGATGTAACCGTTCCAAAAATTTCAGTTATTGTTCGAAAAGCATATGGAGCAGGTCTTTATGCGATGGCTGGTCCTGCTTTTGAACCAGATTGCTGTATTGCGCTGCCAACGGCGCAAATTGCTGTTATGGGACCGGAAGCTGCAGTAAATGCAGTATACTCAAACAAGATAAATGAAATTGAAGATGTAAAAGAACGGATTCAATATGTTCAGCAAAAGCAGCAAGAATACAAAGAACACATTGATATTTATAAGCTTGCATCTGAAATGATCATTGACGATATCGTTTCACCTTCTTCATTGCGAGACGAACTTACGAATCGTTTTGCTTTCTATGAAAACAAAGAGATGATTTTTAGTGAGCGTAAACACCCTGTTTACCCAGTTTAA
- a CDS encoding acetyl-CoA carboxylase biotin carboxyl carrier protein subunit, producing MKEITASMAGTVWQVLVSEGEEVTAGQTVIILESMKMEIPVDAADGGTVESVKFASGDFVNEGDVLVTLK from the coding sequence ATGAAAGAAATTACAGCATCTATGGCAGGTACAGTATGGCAAGTATTGGTAAGTGAAGGTGAAGAAGTAACTGCGGGTCAAACCGTTATTATCTTGGAGTCTATGAAAATGGAAATCCCAGTTGATGCTGCAGACGGCGGAACTGTAGAAAGTGTTAAATTTGCATCTGGAGATTTTGTTAATGAGGGCGATGTACTCGTTACATTAAAATAA
- a CDS encoding acetyl-CoA carboxylase biotin carboxylase subunit, with amino-acid sequence MKKILIANRGEIALRIIQTCKEMNIETVAVYSEADKDLPFVKAADEAVHIGEPPVAKSYLQSDVILEVALKHKVDAIHPGYGLLSENDEFARKIEDAGITFIGPSPQTIEWMGDKIMARKTMQQADVPIVPGTIEPIEDVEDGVKLAEQIGYPVMLKASSGGGGIGMVKCLNNEDLRKHFVSSQQRAKNYFGSGRMFIEKCIENARHIEVQIMGDSHGNIVHLYERDCSVQRRNQKVVEESPSPFLTQSLRSKITESAVKAAKAVNYVNAGTVEFVVSENGEFYFLEMNTRLQVEHPVTESITGLDLVRWQIQVAQGEKLPLTQNEIVSKGHAVEFRLYAEDPITFFPSPGKIEELLWPQMDNVRIDTGYESGNTVTPFYDPMIAKIIVSDSNREGCIKHGVEFFEKLEINGLKTNAPLFQMLLKEEDFVKGDYTTSYLSKRTVSKS; translated from the coding sequence ATGAAAAAAATCTTAATTGCCAATCGTGGGGAAATTGCTCTTCGAATTATCCAAACGTGTAAAGAAATGAACATTGAAACAGTAGCTGTATATTCTGAAGCAGACAAAGACCTCCCTTTTGTAAAAGCTGCTGATGAGGCTGTACATATTGGTGAACCACCGGTTGCCAAATCCTATCTGCAGAGTGATGTTATCCTTGAGGTCGCACTCAAACATAAGGTAGACGCCATTCATCCAGGATATGGACTTTTATCTGAAAATGATGAGTTTGCCAGAAAGATAGAGGATGCGGGTATCACATTCATAGGTCCCTCACCTCAGACGATTGAGTGGATGGGCGATAAAATTATGGCAAGAAAAACGATGCAGCAAGCAGATGTTCCGATTGTTCCTGGAACGATTGAGCCTATAGAAGATGTAGAAGATGGGGTCAAACTCGCTGAACAGATCGGTTATCCTGTTATGCTTAAAGCCAGCAGCGGCGGTGGCGGAATTGGAATGGTAAAGTGCCTGAATAACGAAGATCTTCGCAAGCACTTTGTATCTTCACAGCAGCGTGCCAAAAATTACTTTGGTTCTGGCAGAATGTTTATTGAAAAATGTATCGAGAATGCAAGACATATAGAAGTTCAAATTATGGGTGATTCACATGGGAATATCGTTCATCTCTACGAGCGGGATTGCAGTGTTCAGCGCCGTAACCAAAAAGTAGTTGAAGAATCACCATCACCATTTTTGACACAAAGTCTACGCTCAAAAATTACGGAATCAGCGGTGAAAGCGGCTAAAGCAGTAAATTATGTAAATGCAGGAACGGTTGAATTTGTTGTTAGTGAAAACGGTGAGTTTTATTTTTTAGAAATGAACACTAGACTTCAAGTAGAACATCCTGTTACAGAAAGTATTACGGGTCTTGATTTAGTAAGATGGCAGATTCAAGTTGCACAAGGTGAAAAGCTGCCACTGACACAAAATGAGATTGTGAGCAAAGGTCATGCAGTGGAGTTTAGACTTTACGCTGAGGATCCAATAACTTTCTTTCCGTCACCTGGCAAAATCGAGGAACTTCTTTGGCCGCAAATGGACAATGTAAGAATAGATACAGGTTATGAAAGCGGAAATACGGTTACACCTTTTTATGATCCTATGATTGCTAAGATTATTGTAAGCGATTCCAATCGTGAGGGATGTATTAAACATGGTGTTGAATTCTTTGAAAAGCTTGAAATAAACGGGCTTAAAACAAATGCCCCACTTTTTCAAATGCTGTTAAAAGAAGAGGATTTTGTAAAAGGCGACTATACGACAAGCTATTTAAGCAAACGAACAGTAAGTAAATCGTAA
- a CDS encoding N-acetyltransferase — translation MSKYEVKKLLVNYKTLEEFKHFKEYGVQELSMLEDLQENMIENDSESPFYGIYYGDKLVARMSLYQIEAAYDQYFDPPQDYLELWKLEVLPHHQTKGLGKALVEFAKTFQLPIKTNGRQQSGGFWEKMGFEAVTYNQDRDRGQNPYVWYPTGVSEQRLA, via the coding sequence ATGTCAAAGTATGAAGTAAAAAAATTATTAGTTAACTATAAAACGCTTGAAGAGTTTAAACATTTTAAAGAATATGGTGTTCAAGAGCTGTCAATGCTCGAGGATCTTCAAGAAAATATGATTGAAAACGACAGTGAATCTCCGTTCTACGGAATTTACTATGGTGATAAACTAGTGGCACGCATGAGCTTATATCAAATTGAAGCTGCTTACGATCAGTATTTTGATCCTCCTCAGGATTATTTGGAGCTTTGGAAACTAGAGGTATTGCCCCACCATCAAACAAAAGGGCTTGGTAAGGCATTAGTAGAGTTTGCAAAAACATTCCAGCTTCCAATCAAAACGAATGGCCGACAGCAATCAGGCGGTTTCTGGGAAAAGATGGGCTTTGAAGCTGTAACGTATAATCAAGATCGCGATCGGGGTCAGAATCCTTATGTTTGGTATCCTACAGGTGTAAGTGAACAACGCCTTGCATAA
- a CDS encoding RsfA family transcriptional regulator: MTNLRQDAWTKDEDAILAEVTLRHIREGSTQLVAFEEVGEKLTRTPAACGFRWNSLIRKQYDKAIAEAKKVRKERNKRKVKQHLSTIEESVAAHHSHSNNSNPNEKPLTLNEIILFLQQLQIEEPSAKNLEAENSALLSKLQQLKKENGNLKSKLSKVNKEYETVNRDYKEVLQIMDRARKLVEVPVRN, encoded by the coding sequence ATGACAAATTTGCGCCAGGATGCCTGGACAAAAGACGAAGATGCAATTCTTGCAGAAGTTACACTCCGGCATATACGAGAAGGCAGTACACAGCTAGTTGCTTTTGAAGAAGTAGGAGAGAAGTTAACAAGAACGCCAGCTGCTTGCGGATTCAGGTGGAACTCACTTATACGAAAACAATATGACAAAGCGATTGCAGAGGCAAAAAAAGTTCGAAAAGAACGCAATAAAAGAAAAGTGAAACAGCATCTTTCTACAATAGAAGAAAGTGTTGCAGCTCATCACAGCCATTCCAATAACAGCAATCCAAATGAGAAGCCACTTACATTAAATGAAATCATACTATTTTTACAGCAGCTTCAAATCGAAGAACCTTCGGCAAAAAACTTAGAAGCCGAAAACAGTGCGTTATTATCAAAGCTTCAGCAATTAAAGAAGGAAAACGGCAACTTAAAAAGCAAACTTAGTAAAGTAAATAAAGAATATGAGACAGTTAACAGGGATTATAAAGAAGTTTTGCAGATTATGGATAGAGCGAGGAAACTCGTAGAAGTACCAGTAAGAAATTAA
- a CDS encoding enoyl-CoA hydratase/isomerase family protein, with translation MSEQPVLWEKRNGIGWITLNRPEVRNAINFEVMKLLTDFLNAAKQDNDVKVLVITGAGTKAFCSGGDLSAFHSLKTEEQAYGMLSKMGTVLDELFFFPKPTVALINGSAVGGGCEIAAACDVRLARAEAKVGFIQGRLGITTGWGGGSYLLERMGQTEAMDLLYSSTPVTAKQGMDRGFIQYVIKGNSLKETERFLQRYIQQPLGVITSYKSLQLQRYDGAKIKKSVQLEIERCARLWASDDHHKRVEAFLNK, from the coding sequence TTGAGTGAACAGCCAGTATTATGGGAGAAAAGGAATGGAATTGGGTGGATTACCTTGAATCGGCCAGAAGTTAGAAATGCTATCAATTTTGAAGTGATGAAGCTTCTAACTGATTTTTTGAATGCAGCCAAGCAGGATAATGATGTGAAAGTCCTCGTCATCACAGGAGCGGGTACAAAAGCGTTCTGTTCTGGAGGAGATTTAAGTGCTTTCCATTCTCTTAAGACTGAAGAACAAGCATATGGAATGCTTTCTAAAATGGGAACTGTATTAGATGAACTGTTTTTCTTTCCAAAGCCTACCGTTGCTTTAATAAACGGATCGGCGGTTGGCGGCGGCTGTGAAATTGCCGCTGCATGTGATGTAAGACTTGCGCGAGCTGAAGCAAAAGTAGGATTTATCCAAGGTCGTTTAGGCATCACAACAGGTTGGGGAGGCGGAAGTTATTTGCTAGAGAGAATGGGGCAGACTGAAGCGATGGATCTTTTATATAGCTCTACCCCTGTTACAGCCAAGCAAGGAATGGACCGCGGATTTATTCAATACGTGATAAAAGGAAACAGCTTAAAAGAAACAGAGCGGTTTTTACAGCGATATATACAGCAGCCTCTCGGAGTGATCACCTCTTATAAATCATTGCAGCTTCAAAGATATGATGGAGCCAAAATCAAAAAAAGTGTACAGCTGGAAATTGAGCGATGTGCAAGACTGTGGGCTTCTGATGATCATCATAAAAGAGTAGAGGCGTTTTTAAATAAATAA
- the rpmF gene encoding 50S ribosomal protein L32 yields MAVPFRRTSQTRQAKRRTHYKLSMPGMVKCPQCGEYKLSHRVCRECGSYKGKEVVSK; encoded by the coding sequence ATGGCAGTACCTTTTCGCAGAACTTCTCAAACTCGCCAAGCGAAGCGTCGTACACACTACAAGCTTTCCATGCCTGGTATGGTAAAGTGTCCACAGTGCGGAGAATACAAGTTATCTCACCGCGTTTGCCGTGAGTGTGGATCTTACAAAGGAAAAGAAGTAGTAAGCAAGTAA
- a CDS encoding YceD family protein, whose translation MKWSLQELKNFYRKPLTFEQNVDASGVMEKDPEIRSVDPVHVEGHADVTQQKATFYLNIKGKMVLPCANTLVDVEFPFSVKTTEIFVFDPNYTEYEDEESLHKVEGHYVDLLPVIEEHILLEKPLKITAADVTDSPAPKEGKGWQRVTEEDMKNRVDPRLEGLAKFFDEDKK comes from the coding sequence ATGAAATGGTCACTACAAGAATTAAAAAATTTTTACCGTAAACCGTTAACGTTTGAACAAAATGTTGATGCGAGCGGAGTGATGGAAAAAGACCCGGAGATCAGAAGCGTTGATCCTGTTCACGTAGAAGGACATGCAGATGTAACTCAGCAAAAAGCCACTTTTTACTTAAACATAAAAGGAAAAATGGTGTTGCCATGTGCCAACACATTGGTAGATGTGGAATTTCCATTCTCGGTAAAAACAACGGAAATTTTTGTTTTCGATCCGAACTATACGGAATACGAAGATGAAGAAAGCCTTCACAAAGTTGAAGGACATTACGTTGACCTTCTCCCTGTCATCGAAGAGCATATTTTGCTTGAAAAACCGTTGAAAATTACGGCTGCTGATGTGACAGACAGTCCGGCTCCTAAAGAAGGAAAAGGATGGCAGAGGGTTACGGAAGAAGACATGAAAAACCGGGTTGACCCGCGTTTAGAAGGTCTAGCTAAATTTTTTGACGAAGACAAAAAGTGA
- a CDS encoding nucleotidyltransferase, which produces MKATGVVVEYNPFHNGHYYHLQETKNLTNADCVIAVMSGNFLQRGEPALLSKWKRTKMALLGGADLVIELPYAFATSHAPRFAHGSISLLQALGAESFCFGSESGDISVFNKTHDSLDSQQDAYQSNIRNFISDGFSYPAAAAKAYKALHTHLPLDLSKPNNILGFEYIRASRELGNNIKPLTIKRKNADYHDVVLGKGNIASATAIREAVFSEDMSKAQNYMPDFTYDLMVEDQQEKGTLINWERFFPLLRYQLLSSSPSEINGYYEVEEGLEYRMIEAIKSSDSFKTFMTLLKTKRYTWTRLQRACLHVLNKIQKEEMQKLLESTPAYIRVLGMTEKGQEYLSSVKKSLELPLVTTVSKHDFPGLRMEAKTSLVYAQGSLVNKISAEKEEFNTPPVIVKS; this is translated from the coding sequence TTGAAAGCAACAGGTGTTGTTGTAGAATATAATCCGTTTCATAATGGACATTATTATCATCTGCAAGAAACGAAAAACCTTACGAATGCTGACTGTGTGATCGCTGTAATGAGCGGGAATTTTCTTCAACGCGGAGAACCAGCTCTACTATCAAAATGGAAACGAACAAAAATGGCGCTGTTAGGAGGAGCTGACCTTGTTATCGAACTGCCTTATGCATTTGCAACAAGTCATGCACCACGTTTTGCTCACGGCAGCATCTCTTTACTCCAGGCTTTAGGTGCAGAATCTTTTTGTTTTGGCAGTGAGTCCGGGGATATAAGTGTATTTAACAAAACACATGATTCTTTAGACTCACAACAAGATGCTTATCAATCAAACATCCGAAACTTTATTTCTGATGGCTTCTCTTATCCTGCGGCCGCAGCAAAGGCATATAAAGCTCTTCATACACATCTACCGCTCGACCTTAGTAAACCGAACAATATATTGGGCTTTGAGTACATTCGTGCTAGCCGCGAGCTTGGTAACAATATTAAGCCGCTGACTATAAAGAGAAAGAACGCAGATTATCATGATGTCGTGCTAGGCAAGGGAAATATCGCGAGTGCTACTGCAATACGAGAAGCGGTATTTTCTGAAGATATGAGTAAAGCTCAAAATTATATGCCTGATTTCACTTATGATTTAATGGTAGAAGATCAGCAAGAAAAAGGCACATTAATAAATTGGGAGCGTTTCTTCCCCTTACTCCGTTATCAATTATTATCTTCAAGTCCTTCAGAAATAAACGGCTACTATGAAGTTGAAGAAGGATTAGAATACAGAATGATTGAAGCAATAAAGTCATCTGACAGTTTTAAAACATTTATGACCCTTTTAAAGACGAAACGCTACACTTGGACAAGATTGCAGCGGGCGTGCCTTCATGTATTGAATAAAATACAAAAAGAGGAGATGCAGAAACTTTTAGAATCAACTCCTGCTTATATACGTGTTTTAGGAATGACTGAAAAAGGACAAGAATATTTAAGTTCAGTAAAAAAATCATTGGAACTTCCATTAGTGACGACGGTTTCAAAGCATGACTTTCCAGGACTCCGAATGGAAGCCAAAACGTCACTCGTGTATGCACAAGGTTCCCTAGTGAATAAGATATCCGCTGAAAAAGAGGAATTTAATACACCGCCTGTAATCGTGAAAAGCTGA